In Pseudobacter ginsenosidimutans, the following are encoded in one genomic region:
- a CDS encoding RagB/SusD family nutrient uptake outer membrane protein, which translates to MFKKLLIIAACSLSLAACKKDPDNVSLRGAYSSGEFPKNINDLLGVLGAGYAQWRAEHLAGFNLMTKVQACSEHAADLAYGGDLSWTELAANELSVSNTYANGLWAQLYVGVKTMNAFLDRADFYEQKYMVASEQQMVNYMRGEAYFLRAWYYFNLECFFGEAYVGANGANDDKLGVPIYTSIPTNVAETQQPRKKAREVWNFIIEDLKKSAELLKGAQWTGTMRGRATEWSAKALLGKAYVFTQDWPNAKTTLLDVIQNSGKSLMPFSKYKEAFNDKPENEFNEESLFEINIDRTPANYGIFADFPPNKNLTSSQGLLWSPSCLGDDGIEGGPNNNLGYCNQFVHDKNLRRFGFDLPIYNLVENPAYVPPTNTLTNQKYILDPAYRAASEAMRTNKTVDPRLYVCALQPWVDNVKNNDIVKPVGKCVGIGGGIQQYFHGWSFKKFTTMDNNLWAKSNAADGANYYLLRLADIFLLYAEACINSGEAETGREYINKVHRRAYGVANYNAPSPYDYATLTSATMANDPNLANNPLRYERYAELFAEGHWWFDVCRWRIGKAEATYYGIYLPAGAPIPWSDDRSYAFPIPSDEINTNTNIGNQNGGY; encoded by the coding sequence ATGTTTAAGAAATTATTGATCATAGCAGCCTGCTCACTTTCTCTGGCAGCCTGCAAGAAAGACCCCGATAATGTGAGCCTGCGCGGCGCCTACAGCAGCGGTGAGTTCCCGAAAAATATCAACGACCTTCTGGGTGTGCTCGGCGCCGGTTATGCGCAATGGAGGGCCGAACACCTGGCCGGCTTCAATCTCATGACCAAGGTACAGGCCTGTAGTGAACATGCCGCCGACCTGGCTTATGGCGGAGACCTCAGCTGGACCGAGCTCGCAGCCAATGAGCTCAGCGTTTCCAACACTTATGCCAATGGCCTCTGGGCGCAATTGTATGTGGGTGTGAAAACGATGAATGCCTTCCTGGACCGTGCCGATTTCTATGAGCAGAAATATATGGTGGCTTCCGAACAGCAGATGGTGAACTATATGCGTGGCGAAGCTTATTTCCTCCGCGCATGGTATTACTTCAACCTGGAATGTTTCTTCGGTGAAGCCTATGTTGGCGCCAACGGAGCCAATGATGATAAACTGGGTGTGCCTATCTATACAAGCATTCCAACCAATGTTGCCGAAACACAGCAACCGCGCAAGAAGGCCCGCGAAGTTTGGAACTTCATCATCGAAGACCTGAAGAAATCTGCTGAGCTGCTCAAGGGTGCACAATGGACAGGCACTATGCGCGGCCGCGCTACTGAATGGAGCGCCAAGGCCCTGCTGGGAAAAGCGTATGTATTCACACAGGACTGGCCCAATGCAAAAACCACCTTGCTGGATGTGATCCAGAACAGTGGAAAATCGTTGATGCCTTTCAGTAAGTACAAGGAAGCGTTCAACGACAAACCGGAGAATGAGTTCAATGAAGAATCGCTCTTCGAGATCAATATAGACAGAACGCCTGCCAACTATGGGATCTTCGCAGACTTTCCGCCCAACAAGAACCTGACTTCCAGCCAGGGCCTGCTCTGGAGCCCCAGTTGTCTGGGGGATGATGGCATCGAAGGCGGACCGAACAATAACCTCGGTTATTGCAACCAGTTTGTGCACGACAAAAATCTGCGCCGCTTTGGTTTTGATCTGCCGATCTATAACCTTGTGGAGAACCCGGCCTACGTACCACCCACCAATACGCTGACCAATCAGAAATATATCCTGGATCCTGCGTATCGCGCGGCTTCCGAAGCCATGCGCACCAATAAAACAGTGGACCCACGTTTATATGTATGCGCATTACAACCCTGGGTAGATAATGTTAAGAACAATGACATCGTAAAACCTGTTGGTAAATGCGTGGGCATTGGCGGAGGTATCCAGCAATATTTCCATGGATGGAGCTTCAAGAAGTTCACTACTATGGATAATAATCTCTGGGCAAAATCGAATGCAGCTGATGGTGCCAATTATTACCTGCTCCGCCTGGCTGATATTTTTCTGCTCTATGCAGAAGCCTGCATCAATTCAGGTGAGGCTGAAACCGGCAGGGAATATATCAACAAAGTTCACAGAAGGGCGTATGGCGTAGCCAACTACAATGCACCATCTCCTTATGACTATGCAACATTGACTTCCGCCACCATGGCCAATGATCCCAACCTGGCCAATAACCCGCTGCGCTATGAGCGTTATGCCGAGTTGTTTGCAGAAGGTCACTGGTGGTTTGATGTATGCCGCTGGCGCATCGGAAAAGCAGAAGCCACTTACTATGGCATCTACCTTCCGGCAGGTGCACCGATCCCATGGAGTGACGACAGGTCTTATGCCTTCCCCATTCCGAGTGATGAGATCAATACCAATACCAATATCGGAAATCAGAATGGCGGTTACTAA
- a CDS encoding glycoside hydrolase family 97 protein, with translation MKQQLVVWGILLLSTISVKAQQQQLNLAMGKLSLQFRLNDDGAPEYAVNYNQQPVVKPSAMGFILKEADSIFYKDFVVRGVDSLLKDEAWQPVWGEVRSIRNHYRQVTVHLQQKNYPFRLLDIEFRVFEDGVGFRYRFPQQSQLKYFIVTKELTAFRLTGDHKAFWIPGDYDSNEYLYNTTRISEIDNRKAVAAATDIAVRTAPDPFAVQTPLMLKTAEGLYINIHEAALLNYSSMQLHADRTSFALSASLVPDAVGNMAYLHAPASTPWRTILVSDKAADILNSKMVLNLNEPNVLPTTDWIKPMKFAGVWWEMQVGKSTWSISDRADTTSGDGDLIPNGRHGANTVNVKRYIDFASKNGIRGVLVEGWNTGWEDWFGNWKEEVFDFVTPYPDFDLKELNRYAASKGVELIMHHETSGSATNYDRRMDSAFRFMKAHGYQSVKTGYVGRIIPRGEAHDGQWMVNHFERMARKAASYQISFDAHEAMRPTGLHRTFPNWMASEAGRGNEYNAFSTGSPPEHETILPFTRLIGGPMDYTPGIFKMKGYCGYAPDRQMHTTLVKQLALYVTIYSPLQMVADFPEHYEAHDDAFQFIRDVPVDWDDTRVIAAEPGDYVAYARKEKGKENWFIGAVTDEEKRKMNAPLNFLEKGKQYLATVYADAPDADWKTNPESYVIKQYVVDQNTVLKLDLAPGGGAAVSIKPLTAPAPKTVSKYK, from the coding sequence ATGAAGCAACAGCTAGTTGTGTGGGGGATCTTACTATTATCAACAATATCGGTTAAGGCACAACAGCAACAGCTGAACCTGGCAATGGGGAAACTGTCGCTGCAATTCCGCTTGAATGATGATGGCGCTCCTGAGTATGCAGTCAACTACAATCAGCAGCCAGTGGTGAAACCATCTGCCATGGGATTTATTTTGAAAGAAGCCGACAGCATTTTCTACAAGGATTTTGTAGTACGAGGAGTAGACTCCCTGCTGAAGGACGAGGCCTGGCAGCCGGTTTGGGGTGAAGTGAGATCCATCCGGAATCATTACAGGCAAGTGACCGTTCACCTGCAACAGAAGAATTATCCCTTCAGGTTATTGGATATCGAGTTCCGTGTATTTGAAGATGGTGTGGGATTCCGTTATCGTTTTCCACAGCAATCACAATTGAAATACTTCATCGTAACGAAGGAGCTGACAGCCTTCCGGCTCACCGGCGATCACAAAGCTTTCTGGATCCCCGGCGACTATGATTCCAACGAATATCTCTACAACACTACACGCATCAGTGAAATAGACAATCGCAAGGCAGTAGCAGCAGCCACTGATATTGCTGTGCGTACAGCGCCCGATCCCTTTGCCGTGCAAACTCCCCTGATGCTGAAAACAGCCGAAGGTTTGTACATCAACATTCATGAAGCGGCATTGCTGAATTATTCATCCATGCAACTGCATGCAGACAGAACTTCTTTTGCCCTCTCGGCCAGCCTGGTGCCTGATGCGGTAGGCAATATGGCCTACCTGCATGCACCGGCAAGCACGCCCTGGAGAACGATACTGGTAAGTGATAAAGCTGCCGATATCCTCAATTCCAAAATGGTGCTCAACCTGAACGAACCCAATGTGCTCCCCACTACTGACTGGATCAAACCCATGAAGTTTGCCGGCGTATGGTGGGAAATGCAGGTGGGTAAAAGCACCTGGAGCATTTCCGATCGTGCAGATACCACAAGCGGTGATGGCGATCTGATCCCCAATGGAAGACATGGAGCAAATACGGTTAATGTTAAACGTTATATCGACTTCGCTTCCAAAAACGGGATCCGCGGTGTGCTGGTGGAAGGATGGAATACAGGATGGGAAGACTGGTTCGGTAACTGGAAAGAAGAAGTGTTCGACTTCGTTACGCCATATCCTGATTTCGATCTGAAAGAACTGAACCGCTATGCTGCATCAAAGGGCGTGGAGCTGATCATGCACCATGAGACCAGCGGCTCCGCTACCAACTACGACCGCCGGATGGACAGCGCCTTCCGATTCATGAAAGCCCACGGATACCAGTCAGTAAAAACAGGTTATGTAGGCCGCATCATTCCCCGCGGCGAAGCGCACGACGGACAATGGATGGTGAACCATTTTGAAAGGATGGCGCGCAAAGCCGCCAGCTACCAGATCAGTTTCGATGCGCATGAGGCGATGCGCCCAACAGGATTACACCGCACTTTTCCCAACTGGATGGCCAGCGAAGCAGGAAGAGGCAATGAATACAATGCATTCAGCACCGGCAGTCCTCCCGAGCATGAGACCATCCTGCCATTCACTAGACTGATCGGAGGACCGATGGATTACACACCGGGCATCTTTAAAATGAAAGGTTATTGCGGCTATGCGCCGGACAGGCAAATGCATACCACACTGGTAAAGCAGCTGGCCCTCTACGTTACCATCTACAGTCCGCTGCAAATGGTAGCCGACTTCCCAGAACATTATGAAGCGCATGATGATGCATTTCAGTTCATCCGTGATGTGCCGGTTGACTGGGATGATACCAGGGTGATTGCCGCAGAGCCGGGAGATTATGTAGCTTATGCAAGAAAAGAAAAAGGAAAAGAGAACTGGTTCATCGGAGCCGTCACTGATGAAGAAAAAAGAAAAATGAATGCGCCGTTGAATTTTCTCGAAAAAGGAAAACAGTACCTGGCCACTGTATATGCCGATGCGCCGGATGCAGATTGGAAAACCAATCCGGAATCCTATGTGATCAAACAATATGTTGTGGACCAGAATACGGTGCTGAAACTGGATCTAGCTCCGGGTGGCGGCGCAGCCGTCAGCATCAAGCCTTTGACAGCGCCGGCGCCCAAAACGGTTTCTAAATACAAATAG
- a CDS encoding M1 family metallopeptidase, translating to MNLVTRLFAGACLSAISLGAVAQTNSVYDQHETFAPLFYPAFGDEVRAADGTPGPRYWQNRADYKIEATLDDQAHGVSGNVVITYTNNSPQNLSFVWLQLDQNIYSQESRGVAATATTGGRWANRKAFDGGYNIASVTLIQDGKETPASYTVTDTRMQIRLPKELKAKGGAVQFRIHYAFPVPEYGTDRMGRQESKNGWIYEIAQWFPRLCVYDNVNGWNTLPYLGQGEFYLEYGDINYSITAPAGHVVVGSGELLNPKEVLTAEQQKRWNDASNSDKTVMLRTAAEAGSAKSATGKPLTWKFKCTNTRDVAWAASKAFIWDAAKINLPGGKKSLAMSVYPVESDGNNAWGRSTEYVKGCIEFYSKYLYPYTYPMAVNVAGIVGGMEYPGIVFCSSRATRNGLWGVTNHEFGHNWFPMIVGSDERRFPWMDEGFNTFINGLADADFNNGEYNGNRAINPEMAASSFFGDRAEAILTVPDVTQQYNLGTVAYYKPGFGLKLLRENILGKERFDSAFRYYVHQWAFKHPTPWDFFHCIENAAGENLEWFWRGWFMNKWKIDLAVTDVAAIQNDPSKGSSITIATLEKLPMPVTIEVKEANGKTGRITLPVEVWQHGAVWKFNYASTDKVVSVVVDPDKTIPDVNLKNNTWTAP from the coding sequence ATGAATTTAGTGACCAGATTATTTGCAGGAGCCTGCCTGTCGGCCATCAGCCTGGGCGCTGTTGCACAAACAAACTCGGTCTATGATCAGCACGAAACCTTTGCGCCATTGTTCTATCCGGCCTTTGGCGATGAAGTGCGTGCGGCCGATGGTACCCCCGGACCCCGTTACTGGCAGAACAGGGCTGATTACAAGATCGAAGCTACGCTGGACGACCAGGCACATGGCGTTTCAGGTAATGTAGTGATCACCTACACCAATAACAGCCCGCAGAACCTCAGCTTCGTGTGGCTGCAGCTCGATCAGAACATTTACAGCCAGGAATCCCGCGGTGTTGCAGCAACTGCCACTACAGGCGGACGCTGGGCCAACCGTAAGGCTTTCGATGGCGGCTACAATATCGCTTCCGTAACCCTGATCCAGGATGGTAAAGAAACTCCTGCTTCCTACACTGTAACCGATACAAGGATGCAGATCAGGCTGCCCAAAGAACTGAAAGCTAAAGGCGGCGCTGTACAGTTCAGGATCCATTATGCTTTTCCTGTTCCTGAATATGGTACAGACCGTATGGGAAGACAGGAATCCAAAAATGGCTGGATCTATGAAATAGCACAATGGTTCCCACGTTTATGCGTATACGATAATGTGAATGGATGGAACACGCTCCCTTATCTCGGTCAGGGCGAGTTCTACCTGGAATATGGCGATATCAACTACAGCATCACGGCGCCTGCGGGTCATGTGGTAGTAGGTTCCGGAGAATTGCTCAATCCCAAAGAAGTGCTTACTGCCGAACAACAGAAGCGCTGGAATGATGCATCCAACAGCGACAAAACTGTAATGCTGCGTACTGCTGCTGAAGCTGGTTCTGCTAAATCCGCTACCGGCAAACCTCTTACCTGGAAATTCAAATGCACCAATACACGGGACGTTGCCTGGGCTGCTTCCAAAGCATTCATCTGGGATGCAGCGAAGATCAACCTCCCAGGTGGAAAGAAATCACTCGCCATGAGTGTGTACCCTGTTGAAAGCGATGGCAACAACGCCTGGGGCCGCTCTACAGAATATGTAAAAGGATGTATCGAATTCTATTCCAAATACCTCTATCCCTACACTTACCCAATGGCGGTGAATGTGGCCGGTATTGTAGGTGGAATGGAATATCCCGGTATCGTATTCTGCTCTTCACGCGCAACACGCAATGGCCTCTGGGGTGTAACCAATCACGAGTTCGGTCATAACTGGTTCCCCATGATCGTGGGCAGCGACGAACGCCGCTTCCCCTGGATGGACGAAGGTTTCAACACATTCATCAACGGCCTCGCTGATGCTGATTTCAATAACGGAGAATACAATGGCAACCGAGCCATCAATCCCGAAATGGCCGCCAGCTCTTTCTTTGGCGACAGGGCTGAAGCCATCCTCACTGTTCCTGACGTAACACAACAATACAATCTCGGAACTGTGGCCTACTACAAGCCCGGTTTCGGATTGAAACTGCTGCGCGAGAACATTCTCGGAAAAGAAAGATTCGATTCCGCTTTCCGCTACTATGTTCACCAGTGGGCTTTCAAACATCCTACTCCCTGGGATTTCTTCCATTGCATCGAGAATGCTGCCGGTGAAAATCTGGAATGGTTCTGGCGCGGATGGTTCATGAACAAATGGAAGATCGATCTGGCTGTAACAGATGTTGCCGCTATTCAAAACGATCCTTCCAAAGGAAGCTCCATCACCATCGCAACACTGGAGAAACTGCCGATGCCTGTTACTATCGAGGTCAAAGAAGCAAATGGAAAAACAGGACGCATTACGCTCCCTGTTGAAGTTTGGCAACATGGCGCAGTTTGGAAATTCAACTACGCCAGCACAGATAAAGTGGTGTCCGTAGTGGTGGATCCGGACAAAACCATTCCTGATGTGAATCTCAAGAACAATACCTGGACAGCTCCATAA
- a CDS encoding IPT/TIG domain-containing protein — protein MKKFFVVVSLLGILSCSKSGDDADPGGNPNPNPDPGGGNNSELTITTITPNSAERVPVTINGTGFHTTANQNLVHISGLPATVTKATATSLEITLPDNLAAGDHDVMITTKGKQVTKVKGFHLIGWIVSNFVGSGASGNADGAGNVASFQQMVGLTTDAAGNFYLSDLNRIRKITPQGVVSTFAGSVSGHADGTGANARFSLPASIAIDNAGNLYVADRFNHMIRKITPAQEVTTIAGTGELGNVNGAGNIAKFSMPYGIAVNPAGTHLFVGDEGNDAIRKIDLATNIVTTVAGNGTSTRKDDVGILAGIPSPGNLAFDADGNLIITEKGAGMIRKMAPDGRVTTLGGFDPRQDVNIQPTHLSFDSEKNIYVVFSGGREIKKYTPAGASSFFAGAWMGPDLEDGAASVIQFKRPEGIVVKEDGQGNKTIYVVDQLRKKIKKITKQ, from the coding sequence ATGAAAAAGTTTTTTGTAGTAGTTAGTTTGTTGGGAATATTGAGTTGCAGTAAGTCAGGGGACGATGCCGACCCTGGCGGGAATCCCAATCCCAACCCTGATCCTGGCGGTGGCAACAATTCGGAATTGACCATCACCACCATCACACCGAACAGTGCGGAAAGAGTTCCTGTTACCATTAATGGCACAGGTTTCCATACCACCGCCAATCAAAACCTGGTACATATCAGCGGCCTGCCAGCCACCGTAACGAAAGCTACGGCCACATCACTGGAAATTACATTGCCCGATAATCTCGCGGCAGGTGATCATGATGTAATGATCACAACCAAAGGAAAACAAGTGACTAAGGTAAAAGGCTTCCACCTCATCGGCTGGATCGTGAGCAATTTTGTTGGTTCCGGCGCTTCAGGCAATGCAGATGGTGCTGGTAATGTTGCGAGTTTCCAGCAAATGGTAGGACTGACAACTGATGCCGCAGGCAATTTTTATTTATCCGATCTCAACAGGATCAGGAAGATCACGCCACAGGGTGTGGTGAGCACTTTTGCCGGAAGCGTATCAGGTCATGCCGATGGTACGGGAGCCAATGCGAGGTTCAGTCTGCCCGCCAGCATCGCCATCGACAATGCGGGTAATCTCTATGTGGCGGACCGTTTCAATCATATGATCAGGAAGATCACACCCGCACAGGAAGTTACTACCATCGCAGGCACAGGCGAACTCGGAAATGTGAATGGTGCAGGGAATATTGCAAAGTTCAGTATGCCTTATGGTATTGCTGTAAACCCTGCCGGCACTCATTTGTTCGTAGGCGATGAAGGGAACGATGCTATCCGGAAGATCGATCTTGCCACCAATATAGTGACAACTGTTGCAGGTAATGGAACCAGTACGAGAAAAGATGATGTAGGGATACTGGCCGGCATTCCTTCTCCCGGTAACCTGGCATTTGATGCAGACGGAAATCTTATCATCACAGAAAAGGGAGCAGGTATGATCAGAAAGATGGCGCCCGATGGAAGAGTAACCACTCTCGGAGGTTTCGATCCACGGCAGGATGTGAACATACAACCTACGCATCTTTCTTTCGACAGTGAGAAAAATATCTATGTCGTATTCAGTGGCGGAAGAGAGATAAAAAAATATACACCGGCCGGAGCATCCAGCTTCTTTGCCGGAGCCTGGATGGGGCCTGACCTGGAAGATGGCGCTGCCAGCGTTATCCAGTTCAAGCGGCCTGAAGGCATTGTGGTGAAGGAAGATGGACAGGGAAACAAAACGATCTACGTGGTAGATCAATTGAGAAAGAAGATCAAAAAGATCACGAAACAATAA
- a CDS encoding porin family protein, with product MKKIFALILLASAAYSVTAQETTTPTKTRVRFGVKAGVNSSSFNWKHEGLEVSGVQSFYAGGIAVFPVSKNFNIQSELIYSGEGAKVAGTKMELNYVRLPLLFQYQHISGLHVEAGLQPGFMITNKATNVETKEEMDTKDQLTKIGTTVAFGFGYRMKNGLGIDFRYAKGIDNPFGSADAKLVVASGGLSFIF from the coding sequence ATGAAAAAAATATTTGCCTTAATTCTTTTGGCATCTGCTGCGTATTCAGTGACTGCACAGGAAACAACCACACCAACAAAAACTCGTGTACGCTTCGGCGTTAAGGCTGGCGTAAACAGTTCCAGCTTCAACTGGAAACACGAAGGTCTGGAGGTATCAGGAGTACAATCATTTTATGCAGGCGGTATTGCGGTGTTCCCTGTTTCTAAAAATTTCAATATTCAATCTGAGCTGATCTACTCAGGAGAAGGCGCCAAAGTAGCAGGAACGAAAATGGAGTTGAACTATGTGCGGCTGCCATTGCTTTTCCAATACCAGCATATCAGTGGCCTTCATGTGGAAGCGGGCCTGCAGCCTGGCTTCATGATCACAAATAAAGCCACCAATGTGGAAACAAAAGAAGAAATGGATACAAAAGATCAATTGACAAAAATAGGCACAACCGTCGCCTTTGGATTTGGTTATCGCATGAAGAACGGGCTGGGTATCGATTTCAGGTATGCCAAGGGGATCGACAATCCATTTGGTTCGGCTGATGCCAAACTCGTGGTAGCGAGTGGTGGTTTATCATTTATATTCTAA
- a CDS encoding porin family protein, with translation MALILALAFLSNAQSTNVQYGLKAGLNVSGLTGKEAGATHNLNSWYAGVQATLPFSKVFAFQPELIYSKEGFRAPGVKYMYDFARMPLTFQLRHHTGVYAEFGAQVGVMIKATADAFVIDQKMDIPDMETFNTGLIMGAGYRHPSGIGANVRYASSLSNVGKELDGKLTTLSIGLSFSLEGKK, from the coding sequence ATGGCTTTGATTCTTGCCCTTGCGTTTTTGTCAAATGCACAATCAACCAATGTTCAATACGGATTGAAAGCAGGTCTGAATGTATCGGGCCTCACCGGAAAAGAAGCAGGCGCCACGCATAATCTCAACTCCTGGTATGCAGGGGTGCAAGCGACCCTGCCCTTCAGCAAAGTGTTTGCATTTCAACCAGAACTCATTTATTCAAAAGAAGGATTCAGAGCACCTGGCGTGAAGTATATGTATGATTTTGCGAGAATGCCGCTCACATTTCAATTACGCCATCACACCGGTGTGTACGCAGAGTTTGGCGCACAGGTGGGTGTGATGATCAAAGCAACAGCAGATGCTTTTGTGATCGATCAGAAAATGGACATCCCGGATATGGAAACATTCAATACAGGATTGATCATGGGTGCTGGTTATCGTCATCCATCCGGTATCGGCGCCAATGTCCGCTATGCATCCAGTCTTTCCAATGTTGGCAAGGAACTGGATGGAAAACTCACCACGCTCAGTATCGGATTGTCTTTCTCACTCGAAGGAAAAAAGTAA